The window AGATCGCCGAAAGAGCGCTGGCAAAGCGCGCTCGAGGTTAAAACGAGCTCGGCGCCCGTGGCCTGCGCTTCGCGCAGCCGATCCGTGGCGGTGAACTGAGCCAGTTCAGGGTCGGCCTCCGGCACGCCGCCACCGCCGCCGCAACACCACGACCAACGCTGATTGCGCGGCATCTCGACCAGTTCAATGCCAGGAATCGCGCGCAAAACTTTCCGCGGCGGCTCGTAGACACCGCAGCCGCGTCCAAGATGGCACGAGTCGTGATAGGTAACTTTTTTATTGATTGCCTTGTAAAATTTCAGCCGGCCGGCAGCGATCGCTTGCTCGACAAACTCCACGCCATGCAGGATTTTGAGTTGCGCTCCTCCGTCCTTGGCGTACTCGCGCCAGATGCGCTGGCAACTGCCGCAGGCAACGACGACTTTCTCAACGCCAGCGCGTTGCAAGCCTTCTAGATTATTTGCCTTGAGCCGCTCGTACTCGCCGCGAAAGCCGAGATCGAAAGCATACAAGCCGCAGCATTTTTCCTCGGCGCCGAGAATGGCGAAATTTTCGCCGGCAGCACGCATGAGTTTCGCTAACGCCACCGCACCGGCGCGGCCGCTATCGCGGTCCGCTGAGCAGCCGGCAAACAATAAAGTCGTGGCCGTACTTTCGCCCAACTTTTTTAGACTCAATCCATTCGCCCACTCACCGCGCTTGGTTTGTCCCCAAGGATTATCGTGCTTTTGCAAACCCTCAAAAATCGCGCGATGCGCCGGGTCTGGCCCTTCGCGTTCAGTAATTTCTTCGCGCATCGCAACAGTAATATCCCACGGCCCATAACCATCGCCGCGCACGCCGCACAGCTCCTGGCACATGAGACAATTGGTGCAGCCGTTGATGACTTCTTTTAGCTCCGGCGTGATCGGATCGAGTCCGTGAAAAACCCGCTGCGCCATCAACCAGCGCGACTTGGGCGTGTGGCGTTGAAACTTATAGAACTCGTAGGGCGGGCATTTCTCTTTTGGCCCCGGGACGTCTTCGTAGGGATTCGCCGGCCCATGTCCATAGCAAGAGCCGCACAAAACGCAGCCCGAGCTGCGCTCGTCCAGCCCTTTGGCATAGAGCCACTTCTTGACTCTGGCGAGTCCGACAGGTTGCTTGGGTTCGTCTTTCACGACGGAAAAACTCAGAAACAGAAATCGTTAAGGTGTAAACTATATATATCAGGCCGCCGCGCGGCAGTTCAAGGTTTTGGAGTTGGATAAACTTTGCAAAGTTCCCCAAGCCGATATGTACCGTGATCCCAAACAATTACCGAAGCGGCGCTGTAGTTGTTCTTAGGGATGAAGCCTTCGAATTCTCACACAGGGACTTCACCGCGAGGAGCGATATCATCGCTGGGGGAGAAAAGCCGATGTTAAACCAATTTGTTTCGATTAAGGCCCGCTTGGTGACCCTGACGTGACATCCGAAAATGACTATCTTACTTTCACTCCTCGCCACCGTATTTTTCAGCACTAGGTGGTAATGGCGAAAACTTTTCGCAGCTGCAATCAGGCGCAGGGGAACTCGCAGCTACCCTATTGGCCCATGGGTCAACGGTTTCGTCAACGCACGCGCCCGTTCGAAGACGACGCCTTCGCGCCAGAAATTCTCCGCGTAGTGCTCGTGCACATACCACGTCGATAGTTGAGGAATCGATGGATGGTCGTTTTACGCTATCTTGCGACGCTGGCGTTGCACGATCCTCTGCCCTGTTGGAAAGCGGGCGTGACTCCCTTAGTAGAGGTTCGTTCCGACTACATTTCGTAGGCGCTTGTTTGCTGAACACGCCGGGATTTTCATCGAGATAAAGATTGGGCTCATGGGGTCCAACTTTCAAAAACTTTGTTTTTGGGTGCGACTCTGTGGTGTAAAAATGATGTTGGAAAAAAATCGTTGCGACCACCACTATGGCCAGAGCAAAGGCAAAAGCTACCCTCGTAGCCGCGCCTCTTGGTATCCACACCAAGCTAAATCGACGACCT is drawn from Deltaproteobacteria bacterium and contains these coding sequences:
- a CDS encoding (Fe-S)-binding protein, producing the protein MKDEPKQPVGLARVKKWLYAKGLDERSSGCVLCGSCYGHGPANPYEDVPGPKEKCPPYEFYKFQRHTPKSRWLMAQRVFHGLDPITPELKEVINGCTNCLMCQELCGVRGDGYGPWDITVAMREEITEREGPDPAHRAIFEGLQKHDNPWGQTKRGEWANGLSLKKLGESTATTLLFAGCSADRDSGRAGAVALAKLMRAAGENFAILGAEEKCCGLYAFDLGFRGEYERLKANNLEGLQRAGVEKVVVACGSCQRIWREYAKDGGAQLKILHGVEFVEQAIAAGRLKFYKAINKKVTYHDSCHLGRGCGVYEPPRKVLRAIPGIELVEMPRNQRWSWCCGGGGGVPEADPELAQFTATDRLREAQATGAELVLTSSALCQRSFGDLKARPLPVQDLLEFVAQAL